The region GTCGTGGCGACCCGGCAAAAGGATTAAAAACAAAGGCACAGTTAGCAAAAAGGCAAGTAAGCTTATCGATGTATTTCTCAGTAGTCGTAATAATAAGGGCTTTTTTATACTGTACTTGGTTAAAAGGATTCgatatttaacatttcttatttcttatttcaAGTAGAGATCAGGAGATTTAATGTTTATTTCCGTCGCTTACCTGTTTCTGCACAATTAACTGGTGTGCTAATTTTTCCGTAGAGTACTTGAATATGTGGCTTCTGGTCGTGATAAAGATGTTGTGGATCCGGACAAGAACCTTATTTACACGCGTCGAAagcagagaaaagaaaaattacaaattcGATATGATCCGTTGCTAAAGGAAAGTACTGTAAGGTTTCCATCGACTGGGTGGTCAACAAGCTTACAACGAATGCCATTGTTTACAAAGGCAGAAATGGATTTGCATGTCTCTCAGTCTGGGAAAAACATTGACCGAAGTAAACAGAGCCATACAGTTCCAACAAGCATGAAAAAAGCCAAGACGTTCCTTGAAGACGAATACTTAAAGGACGTAGTTGCTGCTAGTGACaatgaatatttcttttttcaatgtttgtgtcatcatagctttaaaaaaaatgaagcccCTCATAAATTAAAAGTTGCACTTTGTTTAGTGAGTGGAAGTGTAAAGTATGCTTCATGTACGTGCGTGGCGGGATCTGCTGGCTTTTGTAATCATGTACTTGCACTTATGATGAAACTTTGTAAGTTTAGCTTGTATAGCTGTCAAAATGTCAAGGAGTTGGACCATGAATCTGATATGGCACAACCTAAGGCATGCACCTCCAGTTTACAGCTGTGGCACAGACCTGCAAGAGGGGAAAAAATCAAGCCCCAACCTGTCATGGAACTCAATGTAAAGAGGTCCAAATTAGATAGTGATTATGATCCTGATAGTGGTGTGAGGTGTTTATTGTATGAAGCTAGGAAAAACTTGAGCACACAAACAGCAGATGAAGTTATGTTGAAAGACAAGCTTCAAAAGATCAATCCTAAATTTGCCCTGTCTCAAATCATTTCTCCTGGTGGTACTAACTTACAGgaaacaaaatttggaaaatCTCCGAGTGGTTCATATGCAAGTTATCAGTTACAGTTTTCCAAAtccaattttcaagttttctgcaATATTGACTCAGTGCCTAGAGCAGACGGCAATCATGGTAATGATGACCAAAATGCTATATCTGCGTTTCCTGCATTTCCTTTGCAACATTCTGAACAGTACAAAAAGCCAGATGGTTTGAGCAGGAACCAAGAAGCACTCCTGGATCATTTGACTGTTGATGAGGTAAAGCTCAATAACATAGAGAAGACTACAAGAGAACAAGCAGCCTCCCAAGAATGGAatgctgaaagaaaatttcGGTTTACAGCTTCTAATTTCCACACCAttgcaaaaaggaaaagaaatcatGCCTCTTTAGTAAACAATCTGCTTCATCCCAAGCCATTTACTTCCAAGCAGACAGAACACGGGAAAACCTATGAACCTGTAGCCTTGAAAGAATATGGAAAATATATGTTTGCAGCTAGGAATCCAGTTACAGTGTTAAAAAGTGGCCTTGTTGTGAGTATGGCCTGTCCAATTTTGGCAGCATCGCCAGATGGCAAGGTCATTGATCATAGTTGTAGTAAGCCTTTTGGACTAGTAGAGGTTAAATGTCCCTTCACTAAGTTTCATGTAAGTCCTTTAGATGCATGTGCAgatgaaagtttcttttcaGAAAATGTAAATGGACAGCCAAGACTGAAAAGGGGACATCAGTACTACTTTCAAATACAGGGTCAACTTGCTGTTACAGGGGCTAGCTGGTGTGATTTTGTAATTTACACCAGCAAAGGCATGAGTGTAGAGAGGATCACATTTGATCCTCAGTTCTGGGACACATTGAATGAATGCCTTAAGAACTGCTACTTCAATCATTTTATAGAGCCAGCCGCTTTAGAATTCTGTAAACATTAGAAAAGCGTGTCATTGTTGTTAAATTGTAGCAATGACACATATGTCTAAAACAGAGTATCAACCTTGATGTCTTTCAAGATAAAACTTTTGTAAGATTAGTTTCTTTATTCTCAGTTCTTGAGCACAATGACTGTACGAAGATAAATGACAGTTTACTAGCTCCTAGCGCACAAAGATGCCGAAACCCTAGTTTACCAAATCTGTGCTCTTTCTGAGACATAACATTAGGGTCTGGCGCTTTAATTAAATAATGTTGTCTTCTGTAGAAGGCATTATTGCTTTGCCTAAATGTTACGTGGAAATAAGAGGATCgtgcatgttacacaaaaaggCACAGACACTCCACATTTGATTTACCACCCCAAATAGACTAAGTGGTACGACACTATCCCAAATGCGGAAGTTCTTGACTTTGTTAATAGCTCGTTCGATATGTATTCTTACCGAGGCAATTTCCTGGGTCTTGATAACATCTTGTGCTGTCATTTGGGTATACAACCCTAGAAAAGGTGGAATGTTTAGGTTCACACCCAGTGGAAGGAGATCTTCAATTGTAAAGCCTTTATCGGCCATCACAGTGTCACCTTTATCAAAATCTAACTTCAGAAAACCACTTCTCTCAACAATTTCGCGATCGGAAATACTTCCACTGTATAGTTGACTGATAAAAGTTATAGCTCCACTAGGAGCAATTCCAACTAAGCCTTTCAGAGTTACGTGGTTTTTATACGAGCTGAACAGTTTCGAATTCAAAAGAAGGCTGGAAGGCATCTGACATCTAATCTCTGTGCAATCGATTATTACACGGGTGGAAGAGTATTTGTCTTTAAAGCTGTCTGGCATAGTAACTGTAACAACCTCCTTATTTGCCCATATAGATACCTGACCAAATTTAAGATACAAGTAATTTATCCAGGACAGGAATATCCTGCTCACTGTTGACTGAGAGATATGAAACAAGTGAGCCAGATGCTTTTCTGCAAATCCCCTTCTTAGTCTGCAGAGTACAAGGAAAAACTCCTCTCTTGCTTCTAAGCTCCTTTTTCTACCTTTGTGAGTGCATTCCTCTGGTTCCTCGGTTTCATTTTCGTTCTCATCATAAAAACGCTTTGGGACACTTCTTTCTTTTGACGAGCAGTACCTAATGTTCTCCCCATTCGTTCCAGTGTTCAAAAATTCATATACAGCATTAAATGTAGCAAAGTTAGGAAAGCCGGTGTAAAAGGCGATGTCCTCGTCAGAGGTAAAATTTCCCAACTGAAAAACGCGAGAATCTGCAAGACCCTTCTGACGTTTCAAAACTCCTATTTCAGCCTTTAGCGAAGCATTTTCAAGCTCCAAACTCTTCAGTTTTTCGAGAAGTTCTTTGAAATCTTCTGTCGTGTTTACTTGCGTATCCGTGTCGTTTTGCACGTCATGATCAGCAGAGCTACCAGCCGCCGATGAAGTGCAGTTATCACCGTTGGTTTCAGTTGCACTAGTTGTTTGAGATACTATCAACTCTGTGTCTGTATTCGACGTAAACATACGTTTCTTAGGAGGCTTTCTCTTTAGCGGAGAACTTTGTGACCAAGAAAAACGTGACGGCACGACCCCTTCCCTGACATAAATACGCTGGCCTCCGACAGACTTAACAAAGTCCTCAGGTTTAAAGTGACGAGAGCAAATCTTTGTGTTTTGGTTGACAGTAAAATCCTTACATTCGTCGCGACGAATAGCATGCAGCCAACGTTTCTTGAGGTTcacatcatctggaaacttgaagtaggaaattttctttccattttcagTCCTGTACAGCTTTTTGGTGCATTTGGGAACACAACAATTTGCCggcatatttaaaatttggcGCCCTTCGCATcaggcggccattttttcttggCCCAACTAGCCTCGTTCTCGCACGTATCGCTCCCAGTCCCTTTTCATTTTGCATAGGGTGTATACAAGAATCTATAGAAGCTATTTGAAGGAcaacattttctttaattttattttgttttatggtAATTATATATGCAGACATGGCTAGGTATGGCTGCACTGCCGAGCTCGTGGTTTAAATTCAGATCTGGCATccagatgtacatgtagcttactGCCCATATAATGTAATAcagttttttccttcaaatctaAAGCTGTTGACATAATTGCTGTGCACAACTGCTCTTCTCTCTGAAGAGAGAGGACAAATCATAGCAACTTAAAGCAGATTGAAATCTCAGTCTTTGGTGAGATTGAAACAATGGACGGAGTAACCATGCAGACTAAAACCCCTTGAGTAGACGACTAAAAGAACCTACACGAAGCCACGTCAGTGGATAGAATCCACCAAA is a window of Montipora capricornis isolate CH-2021 chromosome 13, ASM3666992v2, whole genome shotgun sequence DNA encoding:
- the LOC138029389 gene encoding uncharacterized protein; translation: MPANCCVPKCTKKLYRTENGKKISYFKFPDDVNLKKRWLHAIRRDECKDFTVNQNTKICSRHFKPEDFVKSVGGQRIYVREGVVPSRFSWSQSSPLKRKPPKKRMFTSNTDTELIVSQTTSATETNGDNCTSSAAGSSADHDVQNDTDTQVNTTEDFKELLEKLKSLELENASLKAEIGVLKRQKGLADSRVFQLGNFTSDEDIAFYTGFPNFATFNAVYEFLNTGTNGENIRYCSSKERSVPKRFYDENENETEEPEECTHKGRKRSLEAREEFFLVLCRLRRGFAEKHLAHLFHISQSTVSRIFLSWINYLYLKFGQVSIWANKEVVTVTMPDSFKDKYSSTRVIIDCTEIRCQMPSSLLLNSKLFSSYKNHVTLKGLVGIAPSGAITFISQLYSGSISDREIVERSGFLKLDFDKGDTVMADKGFTIEDLLPLGVNLNIPPFLGLYTQMTAQDVIKTQEIASVRIHIERAINKVKNFRIWDSVVPLSLFGVVNQMWSVCAFLCNMHDPLIST
- the LOC138029388 gene encoding uncharacterized protein, which translates into the protein MAADQTVSASRLSEGDIPGASLQGRNPTTLTTDELRFWLKCRGDPAKGLKTKAQLAKRVLEYVASGRDKDVVDPDKNLIYTRRKQRKEKLQIRYDPLLKESTVRFPSTGWSTSLQRMPLFTKAEMDLHVSQSGKNIDRSKQSHTVPTSMKKAKTFLEDEYLKDVVAASDNEYFFFQCLCHHSFKKNEAPHKLKVALCLVSGSVKYASCTCVAGSAGFCNHVLALMMKLCKFSLYSCQNVKELDHESDMAQPKACTSSLQLWHRPARGEKIKPQPVMELNVKRSKLDSDYDPDSGVRCLLYEARKNLSTQTADEVMLKDKLQKINPKFALSQIISPGGTNLQETKFGKSPSGSYASYQLQFSKSNFQVFCNIDSVPRADGNHGNDDQNAISAFPAFPLQHSEQYKKPDGLSRNQEALLDHLTVDEVKLNNIEKTTREQAASQEWNAERKFRFTASNFHTIAKRKRNHASLVNNLLHPKPFTSKQTEHGKTYEPVALKEYGKYMFAARNPVTVLKSGLVVSMACPILAASPDGKVIDHSCSKPFGLVEVKCPFTKFHVSPLDACADESFFSENVNGQPRLKRGHQYYFQIQGQLAVTGASWCDFVIYTSKGMSVERITFDPQFWDTLNECLKNCYFNHFIEPAALEFCKH